One Hordeum vulgare subsp. vulgare chromosome 4H, MorexV3_pseudomolecules_assembly, whole genome shotgun sequence DNA window includes the following coding sequences:
- the LOC123447959 gene encoding uncharacterized protein LOC123447959 isoform X1: MSENTPSPAAVINPEVPCDNTVVLVAAVGESSTSDMTSVQNIETLFQVGDGRWTKDKVAQALGAANNSPNRAATLLSSAPGQANVPKIASLIISESKVPEAPDFPGPSSLSSPEQPILKKQKKVAKSTGVQIPSTALLASSDVSDSSSPSSKQVDGKKPKKVNTCARCRRQKQGCKDCVFADVFTTETQSDYDKASELFGIKSMQNRLSLVQPQDRLQVREAIMWRVAAWANDPLHGPLGRFRNLEREAAAAAASAAAARLAARSLLTSSY, translated from the exons ATGTCG GAAAACACCCCATCCCCTGCCGCAGTTATTAACCCTGAG GTACCCTGTGATAACACGGTTGTTCTCGTAGCTGCTGTTGGGGAATCTTCTACTTCTGATATGAC TTCTGTGCAAAACATTGAAACGCTGTTCCAAGTCGGGGATGGTCGCTGGACCAAAGATAAAGTGGCCCAGGCACTAGGGGCTGCCAATAATAGCCCGAACAGAGCAGCTACATTGTTATCCTCT GCTCCTGGTCAGGCGAATGTTCCAAAGATAGCTTCTTTAATCAT ATCTGAATCAAAAGTGCCAGAGGCTCCAGACTTTCCGGGCCCAAGCAGTCTTTCAAGTCCAGAACAACCCATTCTAAAGAAACAGAAGAAAG TAGCTAAATCAACAGGTGTGCAAATCCCGTCAACTGCCCTACTAGCCTCATCAGACGTGAGTGATTCAAGCAGCCCAAGTTCAAAGCAGGTTGATGGAAAGAAACCTAAAAAAG TTAACACATGTGCAAGGTGTAGAAGACAGAAGCAAGGTTGCAAGGACTGTGTCTTTGCTGATGTCTTCACGACAGAGACGCAATCAGATTATGACAAGGCATCTGAACTATTTGGAATCAAAAGCATGCAAAATCGCCTGTCCCTCGTCCAACCCCAGGATAGGCTACAGGTTCGTGAGGCCATCATGTGGAGAGTGGCAGCTTGGGCTAATGACCCCCTCCATGGCCCCTTGGGTCGCTTCAGGAACTTGGAGAGGGAGGCTGCAGCAGCtgcagcatcagcagcagcagcaagattAGCTGCTCGTTCCTTGTTAACAAGTTCATACTAA
- the LOC123447959 gene encoding uncharacterized protein LOC123447959 isoform X3, with translation MSENTPSPAAVINPEVPCDNTVVLVAAVGESSTSDMTSVQNIETLFQVGDGRWTKDKVAQALGAANNSPNRAATLLSSAPGQANVPKIASLIISESKVPEAPDFPGPSSLSSPEQPILKKQKKGVQIPSTALLASSDVSDSSSPSSKQVDGKKPKKVNTCARCRRQKQGCKDCVFADVFTTETQSDYDKASELFGIKSMQNRLSLVQPQDRLQVREAIMWRVAAWANDPLHGPLGRFRNLEREAAAAAASAAAARLAARSLLTSSY, from the exons ATGTCG GAAAACACCCCATCCCCTGCCGCAGTTATTAACCCTGAG GTACCCTGTGATAACACGGTTGTTCTCGTAGCTGCTGTTGGGGAATCTTCTACTTCTGATATGAC TTCTGTGCAAAACATTGAAACGCTGTTCCAAGTCGGGGATGGTCGCTGGACCAAAGATAAAGTGGCCCAGGCACTAGGGGCTGCCAATAATAGCCCGAACAGAGCAGCTACATTGTTATCCTCT GCTCCTGGTCAGGCGAATGTTCCAAAGATAGCTTCTTTAATCAT ATCTGAATCAAAAGTGCCAGAGGCTCCAGACTTTCCGGGCCCAAGCAGTCTTTCAAGTCCAGAACAACCCATTCTAAAGAAACAGAAGAAAG GTGTGCAAATCCCGTCAACTGCCCTACTAGCCTCATCAGACGTGAGTGATTCAAGCAGCCCAAGTTCAAAGCAGGTTGATGGAAAGAAACCTAAAAAAG TTAACACATGTGCAAGGTGTAGAAGACAGAAGCAAGGTTGCAAGGACTGTGTCTTTGCTGATGTCTTCACGACAGAGACGCAATCAGATTATGACAAGGCATCTGAACTATTTGGAATCAAAAGCATGCAAAATCGCCTGTCCCTCGTCCAACCCCAGGATAGGCTACAGGTTCGTGAGGCCATCATGTGGAGAGTGGCAGCTTGGGCTAATGACCCCCTCCATGGCCCCTTGGGTCGCTTCAGGAACTTGGAGAGGGAGGCTGCAGCAGCtgcagcatcagcagcagcagcaagattAGCTGCTCGTTCCTTGTTAACAAGTTCATACTAA
- the LOC123447959 gene encoding uncharacterized protein LOC123447959 isoform X2 yields MSENTPSPAAVINPEVPCDNTVVLVAAVGESSTSDMTSVQNIETLFQVGDGRWTKDKVAQALGAANNSPNRAATLLSSAPGQANVPKIASLIISESKVPEAPDFPGPSSLSSPEQPILKKQKKAKSTGVQIPSTALLASSDVSDSSSPSSKQVDGKKPKKVNTCARCRRQKQGCKDCVFADVFTTETQSDYDKASELFGIKSMQNRLSLVQPQDRLQVREAIMWRVAAWANDPLHGPLGRFRNLEREAAAAAASAAAARLAARSLLTSSY; encoded by the exons ATGTCG GAAAACACCCCATCCCCTGCCGCAGTTATTAACCCTGAG GTACCCTGTGATAACACGGTTGTTCTCGTAGCTGCTGTTGGGGAATCTTCTACTTCTGATATGAC TTCTGTGCAAAACATTGAAACGCTGTTCCAAGTCGGGGATGGTCGCTGGACCAAAGATAAAGTGGCCCAGGCACTAGGGGCTGCCAATAATAGCCCGAACAGAGCAGCTACATTGTTATCCTCT GCTCCTGGTCAGGCGAATGTTCCAAAGATAGCTTCTTTAATCAT ATCTGAATCAAAAGTGCCAGAGGCTCCAGACTTTCCGGGCCCAAGCAGTCTTTCAAGTCCAGAACAACCCATTCTAAAGAAACAGAAGAAAG CTAAATCAACAGGTGTGCAAATCCCGTCAACTGCCCTACTAGCCTCATCAGACGTGAGTGATTCAAGCAGCCCAAGTTCAAAGCAGGTTGATGGAAAGAAACCTAAAAAAG TTAACACATGTGCAAGGTGTAGAAGACAGAAGCAAGGTTGCAAGGACTGTGTCTTTGCTGATGTCTTCACGACAGAGACGCAATCAGATTATGACAAGGCATCTGAACTATTTGGAATCAAAAGCATGCAAAATCGCCTGTCCCTCGTCCAACCCCAGGATAGGCTACAGGTTCGTGAGGCCATCATGTGGAGAGTGGCAGCTTGGGCTAATGACCCCCTCCATGGCCCCTTGGGTCGCTTCAGGAACTTGGAGAGGGAGGCTGCAGCAGCtgcagcatcagcagcagcagcaagattAGCTGCTCGTTCCTTGTTAACAAGTTCATACTAA
- the LOC123447959 gene encoding uncharacterized protein LOC123447959 isoform X4, producing the protein MTSVQNIETLFQVGDGRWTKDKVAQALGAANNSPNRAATLLSSAPGQANVPKIASLIISESKVPEAPDFPGPSSLSSPEQPILKKQKKVAKSTGVQIPSTALLASSDVSDSSSPSSKQVDGKKPKKVNTCARCRRQKQGCKDCVFADVFTTETQSDYDKASELFGIKSMQNRLSLVQPQDRLQVREAIMWRVAAWANDPLHGPLGRFRNLEREAAAAAASAAAARLAARSLLTSSY; encoded by the exons ATGAC TTCTGTGCAAAACATTGAAACGCTGTTCCAAGTCGGGGATGGTCGCTGGACCAAAGATAAAGTGGCCCAGGCACTAGGGGCTGCCAATAATAGCCCGAACAGAGCAGCTACATTGTTATCCTCT GCTCCTGGTCAGGCGAATGTTCCAAAGATAGCTTCTTTAATCAT ATCTGAATCAAAAGTGCCAGAGGCTCCAGACTTTCCGGGCCCAAGCAGTCTTTCAAGTCCAGAACAACCCATTCTAAAGAAACAGAAGAAAG TAGCTAAATCAACAGGTGTGCAAATCCCGTCAACTGCCCTACTAGCCTCATCAGACGTGAGTGATTCAAGCAGCCCAAGTTCAAAGCAGGTTGATGGAAAGAAACCTAAAAAAG TTAACACATGTGCAAGGTGTAGAAGACAGAAGCAAGGTTGCAAGGACTGTGTCTTTGCTGATGTCTTCACGACAGAGACGCAATCAGATTATGACAAGGCATCTGAACTATTTGGAATCAAAAGCATGCAAAATCGCCTGTCCCTCGTCCAACCCCAGGATAGGCTACAGGTTCGTGAGGCCATCATGTGGAGAGTGGCAGCTTGGGCTAATGACCCCCTCCATGGCCCCTTGGGTCGCTTCAGGAACTTGGAGAGGGAGGCTGCAGCAGCtgcagcatcagcagcagcagcaagattAGCTGCTCGTTCCTTGTTAACAAGTTCATACTAA